A single window of Vicinamibacterales bacterium DNA harbors:
- a CDS encoding MFS transporter, producing MRVPRNVTVLAASLFALSLGEELWQAYMPAYLTALGASGVAVGLFASSKDLLDSLYQLPGGWLSDRLGRRRTLLIFTALALAGYVTYATAPDWPFVLAGLLGVMAWKAGAFPTTFAVIGDSLDRSRRATAFAVQSVLVRVPRVISAPLGGLAIASIGVIGGVRLACAITALLALAVMAMQYVCFHDDRPANAGAPAAAGISWRSMPRELQRLLAADCLVRIGEGIAAAFIVLYVTGTGRASITEYGVLYAIQQAISIAFYLPGGRLADRTGRPRVVALTFLCFALFPLAVRLATGRAALIGAFVIGGLKEIGEPARKSLIVDLAPDDRRALTVGVYYAIRNFLVVPAGLLGGILWQQSPHLPLEAGFGVSLLGLLVFAKTSAVTLAERTAR from the coding sequence ATGCGCGTGCCGCGCAACGTCACGGTTCTGGCCGCGAGCCTGTTCGCGCTCTCGCTCGGCGAGGAGCTATGGCAGGCCTACATGCCCGCGTACCTCACCGCGCTCGGCGCGAGCGGCGTGGCTGTCGGCCTGTTCGCCTCTTCGAAGGACCTGCTCGACAGCCTCTACCAGCTTCCGGGGGGCTGGCTCTCCGATCGGCTGGGGCGCCGGCGCACGCTTCTCATCTTCACTGCCCTCGCGCTCGCCGGCTACGTCACCTACGCGACCGCGCCCGACTGGCCGTTCGTTCTCGCCGGTCTGCTCGGCGTCATGGCGTGGAAGGCGGGCGCATTTCCCACCACCTTCGCGGTGATCGGCGACTCGCTCGATCGCAGCCGCCGCGCGACGGCGTTCGCGGTTCAGTCCGTACTCGTGCGCGTGCCTCGCGTGATCAGCGCACCGCTCGGCGGACTCGCGATCGCGAGTATCGGCGTGATCGGGGGCGTGCGGCTGGCGTGTGCCATCACCGCGCTTCTGGCGTTGGCCGTGATGGCGATGCAGTACGTCTGCTTCCATGACGATCGGCCGGCGAACGCGGGCGCGCCTGCCGCGGCCGGGATCTCCTGGCGCAGCATGCCGCGCGAGCTGCAGCGGCTGCTCGCCGCCGACTGTCTGGTCCGCATCGGCGAGGGGATCGCGGCCGCGTTCATCGTGCTCTATGTCACCGGGACCGGGCGCGCCTCGATCACCGAATACGGCGTGCTGTACGCGATCCAGCAGGCGATCTCGATCGCGTTCTATCTGCCGGGAGGGCGCCTCGCCGATCGCACGGGGCGCCCACGCGTCGTCGCCCTGACCTTCCTCTGCTTCGCGCTCTTTCCGCTCGCCGTCCGCCTGGCGACGGGCCGCGCCGCGCTGATCGGGGCGTTCGTGATCGGCGGGCTGAAGGAGATCGGCGAGCCGGCGCGCAAGTCCCTGATCGTGGATCTCGCGCCCGACGACCGGCGCGCGTTGACGGTGGGGGTGTACTACGCGATCAGGAATTTCCTCGTGGTCCCGGCGGGCCTGCTGGGCGGCATCCTGTGGCAGCAGTCTCCCCACCTGCCGCTCGAAGCCGGGTTCGGCGTGAGTCTCCTCGGCCTGCTGGTGTTCGCGAAGACCTCGGCGGTGACGCTCGCCGAGCGGACTG